TTTCTCCACAACACATAACTGAAGTAATTTTGATATCCATTATCATGCTACCTAACAGTCAACAGACACGAAGACAGTAATACATACACATCACTAAGGTTATTATTCAGTAATGTAATGTGGTTGCAAATTTTGAAGCTATTATGATAACCTTATACCACCAACGACGTGGAGATCTAAATTTTTTAGACCCAGTTAAATTTATGGACTCACAAAGATCCTCTGGAAAAGAGAACTCACCCCCCTTACATTAACTGTCCTGTTACTGTACCACCTTAATAAACCATGGTGAAGTAAAATTTATTGTATACGTGAAATTTACGGTATATATGTTCCGTGCAGATAGATATAGAGTGTATGTAGTTATGTAATGGGggtgcaaaaatacacaaaattcacggtttgGTTCTGTTCGATACTTAagtgtcacggttcgatattttttcaatacaaaaaaaatgttaatgccttttttaatttgtaatttattaaaattataaatatttcttttaacttaaaagtacagtttttaaatttaatgttgttgaaacaacaaaatatttaaaaaataaatctatctgatcaagaaatcactcatctttgcaaaagagggtttattacagagaaatggctctttccaaaaaagctatactataccctTCTTCAGGTCCCCATAAGAGGGAGGTTTTCTACAACAGACAAGGGTCGCATGTCGACAGCAATAAAAGTAGCAATTGCCCTATTTCTTTTGCCCTCTTAGAATCATgtgctgtctaaatgactcgggtaaagtttgtagcacgCATGCttggtgttgtttttgtctgcttccacttgtctttgcactagcgtgatgtcggcgtaaatgtgcagtgatattcgttgtgttcccactactgctgtcagcattaatcgcgttaaaatgacgttaacgccataactgcattaatgCGGCAAATCGCCGATAACGAGTTGCCGTGGATCACCCCGCGCGTGGGGCTGGACAGCGCCAACACGTTAACGAGCTAGTTCCCACCAAAGTAATTGAGCATTGTGTGACACATCTGACATACCGTTGTAGTTTTGTCCATGATGCGCTACCATCAGgatcatacatacatacatgaaaaccaaaatagttccaaacgccagatctTAAAGACGATGGGGGAGGATCAATTTCGGGTAGCGTTGAGCCAGTTGCCATGAtgtcttgctagcttgcgcGGAGCTCAGTGGATCTTAGTGATGTGTCGTCACGAAcaaaatggctcttagagccagatctttgacgtgaacgacgcTAGCCGGTTCCTTATCATGagccgtgggtttttttttatctttctctcaccctctctctcgcactttttttctgcttcactctgcatgcgagccttgtgctttactttgggaagaggggggaggggcggtagttacactcgcagtagcacaggaacagagcgggagggagagagagagaaagagagccagggacaacagcgtcacattagaaaggtataataatcatccacaactattttcagttgcggatgataaaggattcagaaagtttattcatgcaggcccatatgacagagaatatgcatcttctttttgttttcatattttaatttatatttaattgtgttgtggtttgcagtgttttgtgttgtttcactttatatttgtttaaaaggaaaaagctgaaaatttaaatagttaaaagttgaaatgtgaataattggtttttgtattatatgatttatttattacattttatgtggagtgaataaataaaagtatatttatggtggcccctagagacaaagcacgtacaaactccaaaacacgtaaaaactctaaaacacgtaaaaactctaaaacatataaaaactcagaagcacatacaaaacacaacagaagtgctccagaatgctaggcgcagtgttaagcttttgttacctagtggctacacaaccCAGGAAGTACGAACGAccagatttggtgtgtggtagtaacaggtaaatgaacatttttttaaaattatttgaacatatATGAGcacttgtgtataaatacacaaacaatacacaaatGCTTTCAATTgtataatttaagtgatctaggtagctctgtttggGAAGTTCCGTTtactagaaatgtgttttggagtttgtacgtgctttttggagttcGTAACTGCTTTGTGggggccaccgcatatatttatatataaacatatataaataaaaccactttttttttacattagtaattccttttgtgcataattttatattattgttaataataaattaattaaagcaacaaaacaacctgaagagccagttgggagccgaaagagctggctctttttagtgatCCGAGCcaaaagagccggttctctaaaaagagccggaaatcccatcactagtgGATCTGCGCTCGACAATGCAGCCTAGACACAGTAGTCGAAAGCAGATCCACTGAGTTCTCTACACAGACAGCattgtcagaagaaaagttgataaaataaatgtaaaaatttgTATTGTTCAAAACATATGCGCACCGAACcaaaagcactgtatcgaacgtTTCAATACCGATACATGTCTTGTTGCACCCCTATTACATAGATATACATGTCATCCAAAAAATCCACCacaataacagtaaataatTAGCTTGATTTGTGGACTTTACCACATATAGGGATATAGTGATTAGTGATCCTTTACGTCCTTTTAAAAGTGTGAATATGTGAACTCCGATATGCcatgaaagaaagggaaatcTTAAATTCAGAGCAAGAAAGCCACGTATTgaaattaattttaagaaaaaacaaccttttCTGATCTTTGAAAACTTAATGTGTCAATACTTGACACAGAAAGACATTTAATCTTAGTTTACATAACAAAATGTGAGCATGTGACaagaaacaaagtgaaaaaaaataaatgctcaTATATCTATTTGATCTCTGAAAAAAATCATTAGTGAATATATATTCTAAGGATTAGGCCTCAGAATATATTAACAATatgtacaaaacaaaaaagacagatCATTTTTGAGGTCAgattattttacattaaatgtGTTAAATGCAAACTAATGTAATGCGACTAATATTACCAATAATTGCCTTATTTTGCACTAACAGTATCTTAATTTTGCCTAATAAAATGCTTAGATGTGTTCTTTAATACCGCTAAAATAATATTGGTGATGTGTTCTTACGTACATaaacagtggagaaatgaaCGTTGTTACTTGATGGTAAATGACTCTTTGAGACTTTTTTCTGCCTGCTGTTTTGTGATTTCTTTCCAGGCTGCTGGAATAACAGCAGGTTTTGCATTAAATTCTTTGGCAAAATCATCGTTGTACTGTGCCATTATAAATTTCCAGTAGTCAGATGCCTCAAGGCTCACATCTGGGGGGATTTTCCAGTCTGGGTAAAAGTCCTTGTAATTCTTGTAAGGGTGCCGTTCATAGTTTGTAGCACTGCAGTAAAAACGTTTGTCACTGACAACGAGAGAGGAGCATATGTCAGTGATAAGTTCTTCTGTTGTGTCCCACCTGTAGCTACCCAGACCCTGAGGCCGATGCAGTAGAGCAAAGTGCTCAGTATGGGCTCTTCCTCCTGCATCACAGGGAGCTTTGCAGAATGGACACTGTTTGCCGCAACCAACCAATTTGTTGAAAAGCTCATTCTGGGGCTGCACATGGAGATGCTGTAGTTTCATTTCAATTTGCACTTTTTCAAACTTCATTCTACGATCTTCTGCCATTTCATTCACAGACACTGTGAGCCAGTCAGCAAACTGTTTCTTGTCAGCATTGTTCAGGATCATGAAAGCACCAAGAGCATCCTGGGAAATGACCAGTTTATCACCAAGTTCTTTACAAATATCTTCAACAAATGTCTTCAATTCATCACTCTTTTTATTCTTGGCCTTGTTGATGGCATCATTTATGCTTTTGATACATGAATTAAGATGTTGGTCCTCAAACTCAGATATTGTGGACACAGTTGAGAAGCGCTCCACTATTTTGTTGAGTATCCATGTCTTGACATATTTCTCATATGAGTCAATATAGCTCACATAGTTTTTAAAATCATCCTTTGAAAGTAAATCCAGTAAAACTGAATACTGAAAGGACATTCGTGTGCTGAGCTGCTCACATGTCAGCATTTCACCAGTGATATCAGGTCCTAGGGATCGAGTGATAAAATCTTCAACAGCAGGCTTCAAACATCGGTTGGTGAATTCTTCTGCCTTCTTCTGACACTGGTCTCTTTCATGGAACACATCTTTAAAATCATCACAAaaccttttcttgtttttcatcaGACATCTGTAGGGATCATTTTCTTGGATGAAATCTTCGTGCATTTTCTGAAACTCTCTGGCTGCAAATCCACAGATGTGCTGTTTCAGAGAAACTTCAAACTCAATGTTTGTCTTAACATCTTGATTGTTTTGTAATTTCTCATCAATGATGTGTAGAATCTCCTGGATGTAAGTGTCagagtagtttttttttctattcactTTTTCTCTCACAAACTGAGTGCAGGCATTTATGATGCTGTCAGCCAGTTTTTGTACAGCCATTATGTGATCGTCAATGTTGAACCATTTAGCCACTCTGCCCATTGCGTGTTTAGCTCTGTGAAGTATGTTCTCACTTGTATATTTGAAAGGCTCTTTTCCACAATCTTGTAGACTTTTTTGACTTAATAATTCACATGCATGACTCCCCCTGTGTGACAGATTGATTCTCAGGCCATGAGATACGCTGGTGAAGAcatttgttgtcttttgtttagaaaaagaaagtttcTTCAGTGTTTCATTCCACATCTTATCAAACTCGTTGTCCAGCTCTTTGTCTTTCATCTgggcttttttctttctgcatgTATCTATTAACACATGAACTGCCTTTTCAATCTCTTGTGCatgattttctttgattttatcAATTTCTGCCAtcccctgtctgttttctgctgctgctgtgagctGATTAAAAACAGATCTCTCCATTTCCTTTCGAAGGCTCTTTGCACTGTTTGAGAATTCCTCTCTGTATCCTTCTACAAGATAAACATGACCCTCTGTTTGCTTGAAATACTGTGTCAAATTTTCTAGAAGTTTTGTCTCCCATGCTGAAAGCACTGTGGAGGCTTCACTTTTCAAACATTTGAGAAAGTCTCTCATGTCAGAAGATTCAGATTTTGCTGCAATTGTACCAAAATTGGAAATTTTAGTTTCTGCATTTGTTACCCAGgtgtacatttcttttttgaattCCCACTCCCATTTGTTGAATTCTGTGCAGAGTCTCATGTATGCATCAGCTACGAGGCTGTTTCTGAAGCTGAAGATAAAGTTTTCATGCTTTACTGCAGTCCACAGACTTGTCACCCACTCTTTAAACTCCATGACATCATTAGCAGATGACTCACAATTTCCCAGCAGTTTGATGATGTTTTTCTTGAGCTTATATACAGCCTCACTGTAGCCTGCATTGACTGGTGCCATTGGTGGGTTTCCATTCCAGAGTCCAGGAATGTACCAGTTCCCAGTGTCTGGACTGTACTCCATCACATCAGTGAAGCGCTtgttctcctctttcttttccatTCTGGCTGCTGCCTGGGTCATCTCATTTAACTGTTCCAGGAGCAGTTTCCTGTCTCGTAAGTTCTTCTCATGGGCTGAAACATCGGACACATTCTGGTGAACAAATTgacattttggttttttgcccaCCTCCTTCATCCTGAGAAAAGCATGCACAACTATTTGTAGGATGTCCTTCATTTCAGTTGAATTCTCCATTGCAACATTAACAATGGTGATGTCACTCAGCCCCACAACAAGTGTAGCAAGCTCATTGTCGTGCTCAAAGCTGTTTTCCAGTTGTGCAAGTTCTGGTGACTTTAATCCCTCAGTGTCAATGATCACCATGAAGTCACAGTTTAGGACTTTTTTCATGTCTTCATTGATTTTGATGAGCAGCATAAAGGCACCTCGAGTACATCGACCACTGCTGACTGCAAACTGCACTCCAAACATGGTGTTAAGGAGAGTGGACTTTCCTGTGCTCTGAACTCCAAGAACTGTGACTACCAGGATCTTTCTGTTTGGAGACATCAAGTCACTGAGCTGAGAGAGAACATCACTCACCCATCTGAGAGGGATGTTGGATGCATCTCCATCTACAAGCTCAAGAGGAAATCCATCAAGCAACAACTCTGCACACAGTTTGGGCAGATGCTGCAGCTGTTGACGTGCTGGATCTGTTTGTGGAAGGGACAGTGAGGCTTCATAGATCTGACCCATTTCACGGAAGAAGTGTTCAGTCCCCAGTGAGCTGTTGGAAATTTGTCTGTCAATTTCTTTGATCTCCTCTTTGTTCTCACAGTTCttgcatttttctttatatttctccTGAAGTTCAGAAAGTTTTATCCGAGACATGTTATCCAGGTTCATTCGCATCCATTTCAGGAAATAAAACCTCTCTGTTCCTGGGCTTGATATTGCATTAATGAAACATGTCATAGCTGTCGACATGTCATAAGAGTTCTGCTTTTTCCGCagttcttttctgtctttctgaaGTTGACTTGTGTAATCTTCTATATTTCCAGAGCCAACTTTTCTAAGCCGAAATTCTTCCTTCTCTAAGCAGGTCAGTTCTTTCCATATTTTACCTTGCCGAGGAAGGTGATCATCTTTGTACTTAAGGATGTCTTGAATTTCTGCAGTGATggcttttgcatttttctttgcaCTCTGGCACTCTGGAGAGTCTTCATCAACCAGGATTCCCAGTTCATGTGCAATGTCTGCCATCTGATCTATTGTCATGTTCTTCGATTTCTTAATCACATTTCTAACTTTTTGCCTCAATTTTTTTACAAAGTCTGCATCATTGTTCTGCTTTTTCCTAATAATGATATTGTTCTTAGTTAAGCCCAACTTAGTTTCCACTTCATTTAAAGCATCTAAAGTGCAGCGTTTGCTCTCTTCCTTGCCCACCAAGAAGATCTGAGCCTTGTGGTGTTGGTTGGTAAGTACACTGCACTCAGAGTCCAGATGGTCaaagaacacaaaaactgcTGCAGATGTCTGACACAAAAAGGAGTATTGTGTTTTAAATGAAGCAATGTCCCCACGAAGGTTAGCTACAGCCACTGGCTGACTGAAAATATCAATGTTTGTGTTTCCACAAGGAAGATACCAAGTAATTTCAATCAGTCCGTTGGATATTCTTCTTGGACTGTCACCACACTCCATGTTGCGATGAACAAAGGTGTCATGGTACTGCTGAGAATTGCTCAGAAGCTTATTGAGAATCTCTGACTTGGATGAGGAGCACTCACCCAGTCTGACAAAAGAGATCATTGGAAGTTCAGAGAGAACGATTCTGTCTTCAATGAAGCCCTTGGACTCTGACAGAGACTGAGGTCTgtactttttaacaatgtctCTCATGGCCCACAGCATGAGTGTGCACTGATTGGTGTCACAATTTGGAAGCAGCAAAGGAACAGAGAACTGACATGTGGACATTTTTAGTGCCATTTCCTGCTGTACAAAACCATCAGAACACAGAAAGAGAGCAGTGATTATGTCGAGTGGGTTTGGCATGTCATCTGTGTTTGAACTGTCAGAATCCTCTTCATTCCCTGATTCATCATCAGACTCACAATCCGATGTAGATGTCATATTCCTAGCAGCCACATTAACCATCATCAGCTTCTTTAGAAAATACCATGGGAAGTCTGAGTTACTCTTGGCAGGTTCATCAGTGATGGTCATCTTATCAATCTCAAGTAATTTGCTCAGTGACAGTTTCTTTGTGTAGTACCGTTGTAAACCAAGATCTTTTAGTAAGCACTCCAGGTGTGTCTctgtggattaaaaaaaatctgttatttCTGAAAGgatatttaatcattttataacattttattatagCACATAAAAATGTACCTATCCAAAATCAATCTTTTTTATTCAAGATCTTAAATACAGTCATTGTCATAGCACTCTATCAAGAATGAGTACCAAGTACCAAGTTAAAATTGTGTacacttaatttttttaatttattttttgggcattttttgttagatttttttCAGTACTTTTTCAGCTGAGGTGAAGTATTTTCTAAGAGCagtatttaaaaagtttaactgtcaTTATATGGGCTATTCTAGTATTgctaaacattttctttcccAATCATGAATCGAAACTGATCAATGCACATGCTAAAATATAcatttgttgtttaaattatACTTGTATTGATGCAATATGTAAACCCAGGTGTTAGAAAAGTGGTTCAAAAATGTTATTTGAAATTTGATTGCATGTCAAGTataaaaactataaatatataaaacaactcACATAAGATATGAAtctaattttgattttgattctgACACACCGGAAGTGACATTATCTAGTCATGTGCTAACACCATGGGTAGACCAAAGCTTCTttaaaaaactttaaatttttCCAATCTGACTAGACTGTGTCCTTTTAACAAGTGTAACCCTGTTACGTAGATTTGCATTTCAAATTTCCCTGCCGTTCATTATAGAACTACATTTATCTTTAACTTTCACAGTATATTATAATATGCAGCTAGTATCTGTTTCTCAGAAAATgctaattgtgtggatgctgattaagcatccacactattgagttcctgtttctctttattctttattattgtgtggatgctttatgcatccacactattgagttcctgtttctctttattctttattctactttattatactttattattattattctagttgccacttttgcactttttttggcacttaactacttccacaattttcagccgattttcaccgttcaaattttaaactattctgctatttctgctaatgatggcaatgacttttggtatttttaactattatactttttaaaatattaagcttttttcctttaatttgtcccattgaaatgaatgggaaacttccgcaattctgctaaaacttgcttgtttttgaaacttaactactttttcatactttcgcctagaacaaccattcaaattttaaaatgttcagcttttctaatatggacctcagattcttcttaacactccatggcacaaatactgttccctttagcctctgtgtatgtgtgtgtgtatcaatatttctcccattttaaagtattactcctctataattgtatttctgttaaatcaaagtacttttactacatcttagtacttctgctcaatcatagtattttgccaaatcataatatttgtgttatgttatagtattactactaagtggaggaatttctgtcatgttacagtatatgtgctgattacagtatttctgtataatagaattttggcaaatctcctcagaccaacacaaagtctggaaactctcatagaaagtcaatggagagcttgttcaaaatcaccgctggatttctctaatgagaggcattttcaaatcgtcatatctccttaacgcagcgaagttaagacatgaggcttgtgccaatatatcttcagacactcctgacgctcacaattcaagaatttctttctcacctattaccatttggccatgaattgggtttgtttgagggtaggaaattcgtccctcgctcagatttcttcagatttcaaactctggaaatgaaccacttttttctctcgtcatatctttttttttggatttccacacagacctgaaaatttccatgactgttcaccaaagcctgctgtctcttacggtgaaagaatgatgtcaatactccaaatagatttagagttagaaagcgttgtttgagggcaggtcaagacagtttttgctttgcctctacccagttatggtgcattacaagtcaaatatctttaataattcatattttaatgataaattgtcaacaccttgagattcccccatctcttctgaacaaaacggtgtaagaatgaccgttctagcccctacggttaggaaattatggccatttgtttgagaggaatcctcactatgagaaattcactgcagaaatcctgtctctgtgctctgtgtgtgtaaaaacggctgcacctgttttggcgggaaaaagtacacagcctctctgattggtggattcaaattcagcagctcccaggctgcttgactgacctagagtttctcctctctcctgtgtgtgtgtgtgtgtgtgtgtgtgtgtgtgtgtgtgtgtgtgtgtgtgtgtgtgtgtgtgagacagagagagggagagagagagagagagactttatgggatgatctcattgtaagatttaaattcaatatatttagactggttgactgaattggatcgtgtgtgtgtgtgtgtgtgtgtgtgtgtgtgtgtgtgtgtgtgtgtgtgtgtgacagagagagagagagagagagagactttatgggatgatctcattgtaagatttaaattcaatatatttagactggttgacggaattggatcgtgtgtgtgtgtgtgtgtgtgtgtgtgtgtgacagagagagagagagagagagagagagccttttatggaaTGATCTcaatgtaagatttaaattcaatatatttagactggttgactgaattggatgtgtgtgtgtgtgtgtgtgtgtgtgtgtgtgtgtgtgtgagagagagagagagagagcctttttatggaatGATCTcaatgtaagatttaaattcaatatatttagactggttgacgaattggatcgtgtgtgtgtgtgtgtgtgtgtgtgtgtgtgtgtgtgacagagagagagagagagcctttttatggaatGATCTcaatgtaagatttaaattcaatatatttagactggttgacggaattggatcttgtgtgtgtgtgtgtgtgacagagagagagagagagagagagagagagagagagagccttttatggaatgatctcattgtaagatttaaattccatatatttagactggttgactgaattggatcttgtgtgtgtgtgtgtgtgtgtgtgtgtgtgtgtgtgtgtgtgacagagagagagactttttatgggatgatctcattgtaagatttaaattcaatttatttagactggttgacggaattggatcttgtgtgtgtgtgtgtgtgtgtgtgtgtgtgtgtgtgtgtgtgtgacagagagagagagagagagagacagcctttttatgggatgat
The sequence above is a segment of the Oreochromis aureus strain Israel breed Guangdong linkage group 3, ZZ_aureus, whole genome shotgun sequence genome. Coding sequences within it:
- the LOC116326314 gene encoding up-regulator of cell proliferation-like; the protein is MTITDEPAKSNSDFPWYFLKKLMMVNVAARNMTSTSDCESDDESGNEEDSDSSNTDDMPNPLDIITALFLCSDGFVQQEMALKMSTCQFSVPLLLPNCDTNQCTLMLWAMRDIVKKYRPQSLSESKGFIEDRIVLSELPMISFVRLGECSSSKSEILNKLLSNSQQYHDTFVHRNMECGDSPRRISNGLIEITWYLPCGNTNIDIFSQPVAVANLRGDIASFKTQYSFLCQTSAAVFVFFDHLDSECSVLTNQHHKAQIFLVGKEESKRCTLDALNEVETKLGLTKNNIIIRKKQNNDADFVKKLRQKVRNVIKKSKNMTIDQMADIAHELGILVDEDSPECQSAKKNAKAITAEIQDILKYKDDHLPRQGKIWKELTCLEKEEFRLRKVGSGNIEDYTSQLQKDRKELRKKQNSYDMSTAMTCFINAISSPGTERFYFLKWMRMNLDNMSRIKLSELQEKYKEKCKNCENKEEIKEIDRQISNSSLGTEHFFREMGQIYEASLSLPQTDPARQQLQHLPKLCAELLLDGFPLELVDGDASNIPLRWVSDVLSQLSDLMSPNRKILVVTVLGVQSTGKSTLLNTMFGVQFAVSSGRCTRGAFMLLIKINEDMKKVLNCDFMVIIDTEGLKSPELAQLENSFEHDNELATLVVGLSDITIVNVAMENSTEMKDILQIVVHAFLRMKEVGKKPKCQFVHQNVSDVSAHEKNLRDRKLLLEQLNEMTQAAARMEKKEENKRFTDVMEYSPDTGNWYIPGLWNGNPPMAPVNAGYSEAVYKLKKNIIKLLGNCESSANDVMEFKEWVTSLWTAVKHENFIFSFRNSLVADAYMRLCTEFNKWEWEFKKEMYTWVTNAETKISNFGTIAAKSESSDMRDFLKCLKSEASTVLSAWETKLLENLTQYFKQTEGHVYLVEGYREEFSNSAKSLRKEMERSVFNQLTAAAENRQGMAEIDKIKENHAQEIEKAVHVLIDTCRKKKAQMKDKELDNEFDKMWNETLKKLSFSKQKTTNVFTSVSHGLRINLSHRGSHACELLSQKSLQDCGKEPFKYTSENILHRAKHAMGRVAKWFNIDDHIMAVQKLADSIINACTQFVREKVNRKKNYSDTYIQEILHIIDEKLQNNQDVKTNIEFEVSLKQHICGFAAREFQKMHEDFIQENDPYRCLMKNKKRFCDDFKDVFHERDQCQKKAEEFTNRCLKPAVEDFITRSLGPDITGEMLTCEQLSTRMSFQYSVLLDLLSKDDFKNYVSYIDSYEKYVKTWILNKIVERFSTVSTISEFEDQHLNSCIKSINDAINKAKNKKSDELKTFVEDICKELGDKLVISQDALGAFMILNNADKKQFADWLTVSVNEMAEDRRMKFEKVQIEMKLQHLHVQPQNELFNKLVGCGKQCPFCKAPCDAGGRAHTEHFALLHRPQGLGSYRWDTTEELITDICSSLVVSDKRFYCSATNYERHPYKNYKDFYPDWKIPPDVSLEASDYWKFIMAQYNDDFAKEFNAKPAVIPAAWKEITKQQAEKSLKESFTIK